The Chamaesiphon minutus PCC 6605 DNA window AATGGTAGTAAGCTAGCACCGACAGGCAACCTCGATCTCAATAGCGTCTTTGGCGATGCCGCACAAGTCCCCAGCTATGGCCAAAATGCCCTAGTCGCAGCCACTCAAAAATGTGTGGCTGTCAGTGTCGAATACGATAGCAGTAGACTACCTGGGGGCAACTTTGGCCCCAACACAGTCGCGACGCGTGCCGATGTCGCTGCTTATATTCACCAAGTATTAGTCGGTGCTGGTAAATTAACACCCTTAGATCGCTCTAGCCCAGCCTCCAAATACATCGCATCTTGCCCTCAAGGCGTTTATGTCACGAGTATTTCGGACACCACACCCAGAACGACCCCAAGTCTGAGTCCCGACGAGGCGATTTCCAAATTAAGCGTGCCGCAACTCCCAACAATCCCGCTCGGCAATATTACTACGGCCTACCCAGTCAATGGTCTGACAACTCCCAGTGCCTTTGGTGCCAGTTGGGGGGACTTATTCATCGGTGCCAGCTATCAAGCCTCCACCCGTGGGGCATTGTATGACATTCCACCCGTAACGGGTCAAAGTCGCCAAGATGGAGCTGCCTATCTGGGTTTTGGACTCGGCGATGCGCGCAATTTTGTTGGTTTGGAGACGGTTGCGACCTCATATAGCACGACCAATAGTGGTTTTCTCAACAAAGGGAGCTTTAGTTTCAAGCTCCACAAACAGTTTGGCGAGCAGTTTGCCATTGCTGGTGGCTACGAAAACGCCGCAATCTGGAATCGGACGCCAGGACAAAATCTCGATGGCGGTAAAACTGGTTATGGAGTAGCCAGTTTCGTCCTCAACCCCGATCCAAACATGGGCTTTTTTAGCAATACGACACTCTCCGTCGGTGGTGGTGCGGGAAGATTCCGCAGCATCGGCGATATTCGCAATGGCAAAGATAGTTATGGCGTCTTTGGTAGCATCGGAACTCGGCTCTCGCCCAACTTTTCTGTAGTCGTAGACTGGAACGGACAAGATATCGGCGTCGGTTTGCCGATCGCGGTTTACTTGGGCGATAATACCTCACTACAACTAGTACCGTCAGTCGTAGATCTAGCCAATCAAGAGACTGGAGGCGCACGGTTCTTGCTGTCGGGGCGACTTGTCGCCTATAACGCTGATAGGATAAGTCTCATAGCTCTCAAGCCTTGTTGATAATTAGGTAGTTTATGTGGGGACAAAGACATTAATTCAACAACAACCTGCCAATTACTAGATGTTGAATCGACCCATGATTCACCCCAGAGTCCAATATAGAAAGTGCTATGTCTAGCATATTTTCGGTGATGTTCTGTTTTTCTGCCGAGATATTCTTGAACTTGCTTTGATTTGATATCTATCCCTTGGATGATACTCTTCAAGTATGCTAGTGATAGCAAAATCAATAATTTGCTCAATCGTTCGCCCGTTAAATTAGTCTTTTCTAAGTTATATCCTCCGCCCTTAAAGTCTCGAAACATCTCCTCAATTCCAAATCTTTTAGCATAGGTATCAACTGCTGCTTGTAGATCTGCCAAGCTGGTCAGAATATACCAAGGCTCTTTTGTGGTAATATTTCGATATTTACCTAGCCATTTACCTGCTAGGTTAAATCCTTCAACTGGTGCAGTTTTTCTAATTGTTACTTCTTGATTAAAAAAGCTATTTCCTGGCTCTAATCCTAGCCTTTTCAGTTCAGTCCACAATTCCTCTTCAGTCTTGATACAAACATTCTTTTTCAGTCGTAAACAGAAATCTATTTTCTGCTCTCTAAGCCAGTTCGCAAGAGTAACACTACAAAATTCACGATCTCCCAGTACCAACAAGCTATAATCTGATAGGGCAGCGAATACTGGGGTTAATACTAATTGTTGGTTTTCCAATGTACTGTTCCCTTGTTTATCAAGCATTTGCCAATAAATAGGAATTGCTCTCTTTCGCCAAATCATACTGACCATCAAAATATTGTTTGATTGCCATTTGGTTCGATCTATTGCTAAATATATAATATTATTCTGTTTGACATTGCCTTTAATCCAAGCAATCACTAGTGATAACCAAACATTATCTAAATCCCATTCATCATTTGATAAAAATCTCTGGACTTTTTTTCTTCTGCTTTCAAATTTAATTGGCATCGCTAGTTTTGTTGCGATGCTTTCTAGCGTGACTTCTTTAATAGATTGCACTACTTGAATCAATAAAATTGTCAATAAGTAGTTACCGCGTGTGAATTTTTCTGACAAATGGGCATGATACAATTCTGGTAACATTTAATTGTTTTTTGGGTAAGAAGCTCTCTTACCCTATCTTTTTTGATACTATTTGTCTAGAGTTGTCTCTCTGCCGAGTTTTCAGGCGACCTGTCGCCCCGTCAGCGGTTCTTGTTAAACGCTGGCTTGGGCTTCCACTTTTAGTCACAGCCTTCTATGTTCGTTAAATTCATCTAGATAATTATTGCAAACATGAAACTTTTAGCTTACTTGTTAGGGCTGGGGGCGATAACTGGTTCGATGCTGCTCGACCTGACCCCAGTCTATGCCCAAATCGGTGGCGGTAATGATAATGGTACTGGTCGAGAAGCCATCTCCGCTCCCCGATCGCGAAATACTCAGTCGCCCGAGGCTGCGCGGCGGCAAGCTGCGCTCGACGAATTTTCTAAATCGCTGACATCAAATAGTGTGGGCGATGCCGCACTATTTGATGTTATCAATGGTGGCGCGCCAGCACCTTTAGTTGCGGCGTTGTTACCTGCCGGATTAGCGGCAGATAGTGCCACTAGCAAAGCCGCCACGACGTTAGCCGATACTGTGCGCGGACTGCGTGCCGCTAATGGCAACATCGACACCAATAAACTCCAAGCCTCGATCGATGCTTTTAACGATTATGTCAAGACTCTAGTTAGCGAAATCGGCCCAGACAAGGCCGTAACTGACGCACCTAGCGGTCAAAAAGCTCTCCAAGGATTGTTGGGTCGATTGGTGCAGATAGCTAGTCAAGGAGCCGCTATGACGCCACCCACGCCCAGACAACTCAAGTGGCTACCCACTTAATAACCGCTGCTAATTAAAATCTGATGACACACCCAACAACTCTAATTAAATCCGGTCCATCAGATTATCCATCACTCGCTCGAATTAAGTGG harbors:
- a CDS encoding S-layer homology domain-containing protein, which produces MTQNNYPFSFKRFGVASLKENRFDRIVYLVIGSVSTGVMLSAGSVRSEPTRSHRYNLVKIGADAPLAKTIAASDNPVPVTSDPRRLAQANDIAGNWAEPFIKVLVEKDIIKGYPDGTFQPDRPVTRAEFSALLNKAFDLQPIRTERKFKDLPRNYWATDVIQKAYRSGFMAGYPGDTFAPTRNIIRIDSLVALVNGSKLAPTGNLDLNSVFGDAAQVPSYGQNALVAATQKCVAVSVEYDSSRLPGGNFGPNTVATRADVAAYIHQVLVGAGKLTPLDRSSPASKYIASCPQGVYVTSISDTTPRTTPSLSPDEAISKLSVPQLPTIPLGNITTAYPVNGLTTPSAFGASWGDLFIGASYQASTRGALYDIPPVTGQSRQDGAAYLGFGLGDARNFVGLETVATSYSTTNSGFLNKGSFSFKLHKQFGEQFAIAGGYENAAIWNRTPGQNLDGGKTGYGVASFVLNPDPNMGFFSNTTLSVGGGAGRFRSIGDIRNGKDSYGVFGSIGTRLSPNFSVVVDWNGQDIGVGLPIAVYLGDNTSLQLVPSVVDLANQETGGARFLLSGRLVAYNADRISLIALKPC
- a CDS encoding IS4 family transposase, with product MLPELYHAHLSEKFTRGNYLLTILLIQVVQSIKEVTLESIATKLAMPIKFESRRKKVQRFLSNDEWDLDNVWLSLVIAWIKGNVKQNNIIYLAIDRTKWQSNNILMVSMIWRKRAIPIYWQMLDKQGNSTLENQQLVLTPVFAALSDYSLLVLGDREFCSVTLANWLREQKIDFCLRLKKNVCIKTEEELWTELKRLGLEPGNSFFNQEVTIRKTAPVEGFNLAGKWLGKYRNITTKEPWYILTSLADLQAAVDTYAKRFGIEEMFRDFKGGGYNLEKTNLTGERLSKLLILLSLAYLKSIIQGIDIKSKQVQEYLGRKTEHHRKYARHSTFYIGLWGESWVDSTSSNWQVVVELMSLSPHKLPNYQQGLRAMRLILSAL